One stretch of Paenibacillus sp. FSL R5-0341 DNA includes these proteins:
- a CDS encoding transglycosylase SLT domain-containing protein, translating into MLTLERVVGIVIAVVILASQYGSLSASGNYKRVDEKIVIFKRLKQATEAEQVKPVKPMKQEKQEKQEKQEKPEKKDKDQSVAPALIQMTDMLEQYIELHHEKTVSRAKLLKYVKWAVQYTKDTDIDSVWILAMMWQESRMLEDSVSSHGAIGLLQILPSTARAFGVSKIDLYQPKTNIRTSITYMEYLMDKYDGNLRTATIAYNQGEGNVAKGKARPWYYNQVKEHHNKMLQVIKKGQ; encoded by the coding sequence TTGCTCACTTTAGAAAGAGTAGTAGGTATTGTTATTGCTGTTGTGATATTAGCTTCGCAATATGGGAGTCTATCGGCATCAGGAAATTACAAACGCGTCGACGAAAAAATAGTTATCTTCAAGAGATTAAAACAAGCAACGGAAGCAGAGCAGGTAAAGCCAGTAAAACCAATGAAGCAAGAAAAACAAGAAAAACAAGAGAAGCAAGAAAAGCCAGAGAAAAAAGATAAAGATCAATCCGTTGCACCTGCGCTCATACAAATGACGGATATGCTTGAGCAGTATATAGAACTCCACCATGAGAAAACAGTGAGCCGAGCAAAGCTACTGAAGTATGTGAAGTGGGCAGTCCAATATACGAAGGATACGGATATCGATTCTGTATGGATTCTGGCTATGATGTGGCAGGAGAGCCGAATGTTAGAGGATAGTGTATCATCTCATGGAGCGATTGGGTTGCTTCAGATTCTTCCAAGTACAGCCAGAGCGTTCGGTGTGAGCAAAATTGATTTATATCAGCCCAAAACGAATATCAGAACAAGCATTACGTACATGGAGTATCTTATGGACAAATATGATGGGAATCTTCGTACAGCAACCATTGCGTACAATCAGGGGGAAGGCAATGTGGCTAAGGGAAAAGCTCGCCCCTGGTACTACAATCAAGTGAAGGAACATCATAACAAGATGCTTCAAGTGATCAAAAAAGGTCAATAA
- a CDS encoding sigma-70 family RNA polymerase sigma factor, with protein sequence MSATTAMGFDDLFEIGDIDMFLNKAQEKCRHKLRGKTFAGMEKEDVTQEIMIKLVNSLDKYDAEKAKMSTFVDHLIENKIKDMYRKCMSEKNLSVVNAVQIMCTDQGGGDESEGSDIALALGHAGFAYENFEFVTDIMENMKLNEREKQIFKLRTSGYEFVEIAGMLGVSKARISQLWKAIREKYEAL encoded by the coding sequence ATGTCTGCTACAACTGCTATGGGTTTTGATGATTTATTTGAAATTGGGGATATAGACATGTTCCTGAACAAAGCTCAGGAGAAGTGTCGTCACAAGCTTAGAGGTAAAACGTTTGCCGGGATGGAAAAAGAAGATGTGACCCAGGAGATAATGATCAAACTGGTTAACTCTCTGGACAAGTATGATGCAGAAAAAGCGAAAATGTCGACGTTTGTTGATCATCTTATCGAAAATAAAATCAAGGACATGTACCGCAAATGCATGTCTGAGAAAAATCTCAGTGTGGTTAACGCTGTACAGATTATGTGCACAGATCAGGGTGGTGGCGATGAATCAGAAGGCTCAGATATCGCATTAGCGCTTGGTCATGCTGGTTTTGCTTATGAGAATTTTGAGTTTGTAACAGATATTATGGAGAATATGAAGTTGAATGAACGAGAGAAGCAAATCTTTAAACTTCGGACTTCGGGATATGAATTTGTAGAGATTGCAGGCATGCTAGGTGTATCCAAGGCACGTATATCCCAGTTATGGAAAGCGATTCGTGAGAAATACGAAGCATTGTAG
- a CDS encoding Na-translocating system protein MpsC family protein: MIGKEGWDIEIKDLERELAKLASRIRKDFTERGPVDTRVSIMNHFIILKFTAKFTKPEAFMLEHMQSHSSQIFAEYKVKLALMMREDFNPVFSYINMGLKIEDIETTFFGHDFAEQITVFKMNKDVEVLLKNDEINMP, encoded by the coding sequence ATGATTGGCAAGGAGGGATGGGACATTGAGATAAAAGACTTGGAAAGAGAGCTCGCAAAGCTGGCATCCAGAATAAGAAAAGATTTTACTGAACGCGGGCCGGTAGATACCAGAGTCTCCATCATGAATCATTTTATCATCTTAAAGTTTACAGCAAAATTCACCAAGCCTGAAGCATTCATGCTGGAACATATGCAATCGCACTCAAGTCAAATTTTCGCCGAATACAAGGTAAAGCTTGCACTAATGATGAGGGAAGATTTCAATCCCGTTTTCTCCTATATCAACATGGGTCTGAAGATTGAAGACATCGAAACAACGTTTTTTGGCCATGATTTTGCGGAACAGATTACAGTCTTCAAGATGAACAAGGATGTTGAAGTGCTGCTGAAAAATGATGAGATAAACATGCCTTAA
- a CDS encoding M23 family metallopeptidase: MIPISDEVMNVLSQRLKLGEGALPNIRVEVDRLAFIPGRTEEFRHIVDEQIPIISTESVWVDESSDGIYNGSTQANTQEICFPVKGKTFYTIKVTDNFGAPRDKGTRIHKGIDLWDDIGTPILAAWSGKVVRISQNKTEGAGNAVNIRHANGVITKYFHLKEILCSVDDEVAQGAVIGTLGNTGGVYTGGHKVSAAERAAGKGRHLHFEIWEGVNPTTRTGEGGKAVNPELYFKGQRKLHGNAKTTFTDVKPVQVEGYPGEIKLNEKFDKRNWHEKDVYTPGVKFTDYAKIESGWTMFDSGGKLLYTFEGKAAVAEFEINVTKLSMPTQGLLSIGMGTNFSEVEGDSFAVVIDGKTYAYVNKFNGAYDLTKLTELNNIVIPAKAKSIKIKVTYGGKQNSTVPTGSVPASSKKYKKFAIDYIRIQELLPAPLKNQKSEEGLDPSKGYYQTNSYGDFINNKRTETDVIQVGSFVYMDTQVLPNIISAEIDDQFDSEAREARLTISNPRGFFSPDYNPAHFPELGGVTSPWSYFANGFHIGVLSENTPIRIYMGYGQHMMRVFTGLIDKVDINGEGSTLEITARDMYKRIIEKVISEKKAYPEVDEIDNVPDPVPPAAVGTDRTSSIIQAAQAQAAAYGVPDHKFLLAICRHETVLGTQGKGKDENGSFILGYGCPSKSDCNPLYKGIQEQMKRGAERMSKALASRGKKVSSKADVLYFHNGGDIAPMTWSQDRENWVDKVWTYYQEMLADPASWTITATSTPAVTPTPAQPVEFEKPAWVKSTVVLDLVKHAGMVGWRATSEDRSYPDYVIDETYLIEVNQKTGRVIVPVPGQEGEFEVKDASTVLTPNGWLNPFIEEYGKTFEQWSAKVTEAVQEVISEIPYRSYCDRYGTYRLERLNYDKPVVAEFSENDNLISITKSTDWSRGRSHIVVIDSNDSQSSFVDKEILLELKGEIRTMVLAVPWAKTVEAKRQVAERAFFDMKRMCRTLQVSIPANPALDLLDNVIVTDKTTTTRAVYTIKSIKTSYSVDRGMLQVIDMMWARKGVMV; this comes from the coding sequence ATGATTCCAATTTCGGATGAGGTTATGAACGTGCTGTCCCAGCGTCTGAAGCTGGGGGAAGGAGCGCTTCCCAATATCCGGGTCGAAGTAGATCGGTTGGCCTTTATCCCGGGACGGACGGAAGAGTTCAGGCATATCGTAGACGAGCAGATACCCATCATCAGTACAGAATCCGTTTGGGTGGATGAATCGAGTGATGGCATATATAACGGTTCGACTCAAGCGAATACCCAGGAAATTTGTTTTCCAGTCAAGGGTAAAACATTTTACACGATTAAAGTTACGGATAATTTTGGAGCTCCTCGTGATAAAGGTACAAGGATTCATAAAGGTATTGATTTGTGGGATGACATTGGAACGCCAATTCTGGCTGCTTGGTCAGGAAAGGTAGTCCGAATATCCCAGAATAAAACAGAAGGTGCTGGTAATGCCGTAAATATAAGACATGCCAACGGTGTAATCACCAAGTATTTTCATCTAAAAGAAATTCTCTGTTCGGTGGATGATGAAGTAGCCCAAGGGGCTGTCATTGGAACACTAGGCAATACGGGTGGCGTATATACCGGTGGGCATAAGGTGTCCGCGGCTGAACGTGCGGCGGGCAAGGGAAGACATCTACATTTCGAGATCTGGGAAGGAGTCAATCCAACAACGAGAACTGGAGAAGGCGGTAAGGCAGTTAATCCTGAATTGTATTTCAAGGGCCAGCGCAAGTTGCACGGAAATGCGAAAACAACATTCACTGATGTAAAGCCGGTTCAGGTCGAGGGATATCCCGGAGAGATTAAACTGAATGAGAAATTCGACAAACGCAACTGGCATGAGAAAGACGTTTATACACCCGGAGTGAAATTTACGGATTATGCCAAGATTGAATCGGGCTGGACTATGTTTGATTCAGGAGGCAAGTTGCTATACACCTTTGAAGGCAAAGCCGCCGTAGCTGAATTTGAGATTAACGTTACGAAACTGAGTATGCCCACGCAAGGGCTGCTTAGTATTGGAATGGGGACTAATTTTAGTGAAGTGGAAGGGGATTCTTTCGCCGTGGTGATCGATGGTAAAACGTATGCCTATGTCAATAAGTTTAACGGGGCCTATGATCTGACCAAACTGACGGAATTGAATAATATTGTGATCCCTGCAAAAGCCAAGAGTATCAAGATTAAGGTGACGTATGGGGGCAAACAAAACTCCACTGTCCCAACCGGGTCTGTTCCTGCTTCAAGTAAGAAGTATAAAAAATTCGCCATTGATTATATTCGCATACAAGAGTTGTTGCCTGCTCCGTTGAAGAATCAAAAGAGTGAAGAAGGGCTGGATCCGTCTAAAGGATATTATCAAACGAACAGCTACGGAGATTTTATTAATAATAAAAGGACAGAGACGGATGTTATTCAGGTCGGGTCTTTTGTTTATATGGACACGCAGGTTCTTCCCAATATTATTAGTGCCGAAATCGATGATCAGTTTGATTCTGAAGCCAGGGAAGCACGGCTGACCATCTCCAATCCGAGAGGATTCTTCTCTCCTGATTATAATCCTGCTCATTTTCCTGAGCTTGGTGGTGTGACGTCTCCATGGTCTTATTTCGCAAACGGATTCCATATCGGAGTTCTGAGTGAAAATACACCGATACGCATATATATGGGATATGGTCAGCACATGATGCGGGTATTTACCGGACTGATTGACAAAGTGGATATCAATGGCGAAGGCTCCACGCTGGAGATTACGGCCCGAGATATGTACAAGCGTATTATCGAGAAAGTCATTTCCGAGAAAAAAGCCTATCCAGAAGTAGATGAGATTGATAATGTGCCAGATCCGGTACCGCCTGCAGCAGTTGGCACGGACCGGACATCCTCCATTATTCAGGCTGCGCAGGCTCAAGCTGCAGCGTATGGTGTACCTGATCATAAGTTTTTGCTTGCGATATGCAGGCACGAGACCGTTCTCGGAACACAAGGGAAGGGCAAAGATGAGAACGGCAGCTTTATTCTTGGATATGGCTGTCCTAGTAAAAGTGATTGCAATCCACTTTACAAGGGAATTCAGGAGCAAATGAAGCGCGGAGCAGAACGGATGTCCAAGGCGCTGGCTTCCAGAGGGAAAAAAGTGAGTTCCAAGGCGGATGTACTTTATTTCCATAATGGTGGAGACATTGCTCCCATGACCTGGAGTCAAGATCGAGAGAATTGGGTGGACAAGGTATGGACCTATTATCAGGAGATGCTCGCAGATCCGGCAAGCTGGACCATTACAGCAACCTCCACTCCGGCAGTTACACCAACACCCGCTCAGCCTGTAGAATTTGAAAAGCCGGCTTGGGTCAAATCAACCGTTGTACTAGATCTGGTTAAACATGCAGGTATGGTGGGTTGGAGGGCAACCAGTGAGGATCGCTCTTATCCTGACTACGTGATTGACGAGACCTATCTGATTGAGGTGAATCAGAAGACGGGCAGGGTCATTGTCCCCGTACCGGGTCAGGAAGGTGAGTTTGAAGTTAAGGACGCAAGTACAGTGCTGACACCGAACGGATGGCTTAATCCATTTATTGAGGAGTATGGCAAGACGTTTGAGCAATGGTCTGCCAAAGTTACTGAAGCCGTTCAGGAGGTGATCTCGGAGATTCCGTATCGAAGCTACTGTGACCGTTATGGTACATACCGATTGGAGCGCTTAAATTATGACAAACCGGTCGTAGCAGAATTTTCCGAGAATGACAATCTGATCTCCATTACCAAATCCACGGATTGGTCCAGAGGAAGAAGCCACATTGTTGTTATTGACTCGAATGATAGTCAGAGCAGTTTCGTGGACAAGGAGATTTTGCTCGAACTCAAAGGAGAAATCCGAACCATGGTGCTGGCCGTTCCTTGGGCGAAGACGGTTGAAGCCAAGAGACAGGTGGCAGAGCGAGCTTTTTTTGATATGAAACGTATGTGCCGTACGCTACAGGTATCCATTCCTGCGAATCCTGCGCTTGATCTGCTCGACAACGTCATTGTGACGGATAAAACGACCACCACACGAGCTGTATATACGATTAAAAGTATTAAAACCAGTTATTCGGTCGACCGTGGCATGTTACAGGTCATTGATATGATGTGGGCAAGAAAGGGAGTGATGGTGTAA